From Ficedula albicollis isolate OC2 chromosome 20, FicAlb1.5, whole genome shotgun sequence, one genomic window encodes:
- the LOC101813850 gene encoding uncharacterized protein LOC101813850: MAAKLWVLISWPDGSRVISMENIKEPRKPFHLYTVGEQVLARCPGFSGLYWGVVEGISEHKDILEKKLLEDRQLLEKLKEEPAVQSMMPSPPKKSRKTFPKCTPGNASRKYPSDRTYPAKPLLRVAEASLPHGASSCSILKDRRVLGSVAGSPHPASAFTPPPSFITMAMPGPAASQSEEDRAGPAARDYVALPMKRKSDGILSPCQQQICLNSREERKMDVLQEMDGFERAHKNFSPGEVERAEKMEQLERMVSDLQQDVLSLKKKVQRLESLSFQEEPHRQQCEVVELFNGYTKEQLKETIRFDQKISTACKTLLYKLFTSDYIQSHSITGRRGNTFREAKPMMDERCIKIIRVLLKQKFGDHLSDTVITEKIQNVQKALRQKFKTECL, translated from the exons ATGGCAGCCAAGCTCTGGGTGCTGATCAGCTGGCCCGATGGCAGCCGGGTCATCAGCATGGAGAACATCAAGGAGCCCCGCAAGCCCTTCCACCTCTACACCGTGGGGGAGCAGGTCCTGGCCCGTTGCCCCGGCTTCAGTGGGCTGTACTGGGGCGTGGTGGAAGGCATAAGTG AGCATAAAGATATTTTGGagaagaagctgctggaagatCGACAGCTCCTGGAGAAGTTAA AAGAAGAACCAGCTGTCCAGAGCATGATGCCatccccaccaaaaaaatccaggaaaaccTTTCCGAAATGCACCCCAGGGAATGCATCCAGGAAATaccccagtgacaggacctaTCCTGCAAAGCCACTGCTGAGGGTGGCTGAGGCCAGCCTGCCCCAcggtgccagcagctgctccatcctcaaGGACAGGCGTGTCCTGGGGAGCGTGGCAGGGAGCCCCCACCCAGCCAGCGCCTTCACACCCCCTCCCTCCTTCATCACCATGGCCatgccagggccagcagcttcccagagtGAAGAGGACAGGGCTGGTCCAGCTGCCAGAG ATTACGTTGCCCTTCCAATGAAGAGGAAGTCAGATGGCATCTTGTCCCCGTGCCAGCAGCAGATCTGCCTGAACAG CCGTGAAGAGCGAAAGATGGATGTTTTGCAAGAGATGGATGGCTTCGAGAGGGCTCACAAAAATTTCAGTCCTGGTGAGGTGGAAAG GGCAGAGAagatggagcagctggagaggatggTGTCAGACCTCCAGCAGGACGTGCTGTCTCTGAAGAAGAAGGTGCAGAGGCTGGAATCCCTGTCCTTCCAGGAGGAGCCCCACCGACAGCAGTGTGAGGTGGTGGAGCTCTTCAACGGCTACACCAAGGAGCAGCTCAAGGAGACCATCAGGTTTGACCAGAAAATCAGCACAGCCTGCAAGACTCTGCTCTACAAACTCTTCACCTCTGACTACATCCAGAGCCACTCCATCACAGGGCGCAGGGGCAACACCTTCCGCGAGGCAAAGCCCATGATGGATGAACGCTGCATCAAAATCATCAGGgtgctgctgaagcagaagTTTGGGGATCACCTCAGTGACACTGTGATCACAGAGAAGATCCAGAACGTGCAGAAAGCCCTGAGGCAGAAGTTTAAGACAGAATGTCTCTGA